In the genome of Bacillus sp. Marseille-P3661, one region contains:
- the pyc gene encoding pyruvate carboxylase, translating into MTLNQRKINKVLVANRGEIAIRIFRACTELDIRTVAIYSKEDTGSYHRYKADEAYLVGKDKKPIDAYLDIEGILEIAKANDVDAIHPGYGFLSENIQFAKRCQEEGIVLIGPEPKHLEMFGDKVKAREQAQLANIPVIPGTNGPVASTEEVKAFCAQHGYPIMIKAALGGGGRGMRIVRNEEELVENFNRAKSEAKAAFGQDDVYVEKLIENPKHIEVQILGDHEGNIVHLYERDCSVQRRHQKVVEVAPSVSLSEELRMNICDAAVKLMKNVNYLNAGTVEFLVTENDFYFIEVNPRVQVEHTITEMITGIDIVQSQILIAAGNSLHGAVVGIPQQDKIIANGYAIQSRVTTEDPENNFMPDTGKIMAYRSGGGFGVRLDAGNGFQGSVITPHYDSLLVKLSTWALTYENAAKKMVRNLKEFRIRGIKTNIPFLENVMTHESFLSGRYNTSFIDTTPELFEFPKKLDRGTKLLSYIGTTVVNGFSGVQKQKKPLLPKPRIPKVSTLEPIPYGTKQILDEKGPEGLTNWIKEQPEVLLTDTTFRDAHQSLLATRVRTKDLKEIAEPTARLLPNLFSLEMWGGATFDVSYRFLKEDPWERLEILREKAPNILFQMLLRASNAVGYKNYPDNVIKEFVSRSADSGIDVFRIFDSLNWVTGMIPAIEAVRDTGKIAEASICYAGDILDTSRVKYNLDYYKNMAKELENAGAHILGIKDMAGLLKPQAAYSLISALKETVNIPIHLHTHDTSGNGIMTYVKAIEAGVDIVDVAMSSMAGLTSQPSGNTLYYALQGNKRQPLVDIESMEKLTHYWEDVRKYYKDFESGMLAPHPEIYMHEMPGGQYSNLQQQAKAVGLEGRWDEVKRTYRKVNDMFGDVVKVTPSSKVVGDMALFMVQNDITEEDIYERGNSLDFPDSVVEFFQGFLGQPYQGFPAELQKIILKGREAITVRPGEKLEPVDFSKIKAELTNKLNREVSENEVISYVLYPKVFDEYQEYNDQYGNLSVLDTLSFFYGLRLGEEIQIEIEQGKTLIVKLVSVGAPQHDGTRVVYFELNGQPREVVIKDNNVKSETAVKQKAQKGNENHIGATMPGTVIKVLVEKGEKVKKGDHLIITEAMKMETTVQAPFDGVVKDIHVVNGDAIQTGDLLLEF; encoded by the coding sequence GTGACTTTAAATCAGAGAAAAATTAATAAAGTTCTTGTAGCTAACAGAGGAGAAATTGCCATTCGGATTTTCCGGGCATGTACTGAACTGGATATACGTACTGTAGCAATTTACTCCAAGGAAGATACAGGCTCATACCATCGCTATAAAGCGGATGAAGCTTACCTAGTGGGAAAGGATAAAAAACCGATTGATGCTTATTTAGATATTGAAGGTATTCTAGAAATTGCAAAAGCAAATGATGTGGACGCAATTCATCCTGGATATGGTTTTTTATCAGAGAATATTCAATTTGCTAAGCGTTGCCAAGAGGAAGGGATTGTGTTAATAGGTCCAGAACCTAAACACCTCGAAATGTTTGGTGATAAAGTTAAAGCAAGAGAACAAGCTCAGTTAGCGAATATACCTGTTATTCCTGGTACAAATGGACCTGTTGCAAGTACAGAAGAAGTAAAAGCATTTTGTGCACAGCATGGTTATCCAATTATGATCAAAGCTGCTTTAGGTGGCGGTGGTCGCGGCATGCGTATTGTGCGAAATGAAGAAGAATTAGTTGAAAACTTTAACCGAGCTAAATCGGAGGCAAAAGCAGCGTTTGGACAAGATGATGTTTATGTTGAAAAATTAATTGAAAATCCTAAACATATTGAAGTGCAAATTCTAGGAGACCATGAAGGTAATATTGTTCACTTATATGAAAGAGATTGTTCTGTTCAAAGACGCCATCAAAAAGTAGTTGAAGTTGCACCAAGTGTGTCCTTATCTGAAGAATTGCGGATGAACATTTGTGATGCAGCTGTTAAATTAATGAAAAATGTTAACTACTTAAATGCAGGTACAGTAGAGTTTTTAGTTACAGAAAATGATTTCTATTTCATTGAAGTGAATCCGCGTGTGCAAGTAGAACATACAATTACAGAAATGATTACTGGTATTGATATTGTTCAATCACAAATTTTGATAGCGGCGGGAAATAGTCTACATGGAGCTGTGGTAGGCATTCCACAACAAGATAAAATTATCGCAAATGGCTATGCAATTCAGTCGCGTGTTACAACAGAGGATCCCGAAAATAACTTTATGCCTGATACAGGTAAGATTATGGCATATCGTTCAGGTGGTGGCTTTGGTGTTCGCTTGGATGCAGGTAATGGTTTCCAAGGATCAGTCATTACACCTCATTATGATTCTTTGCTTGTTAAACTATCAACATGGGCATTGACATATGAAAATGCTGCGAAAAAAATGGTTCGTAACTTGAAAGAATTCAGAATCCGTGGAATAAAGACGAACATTCCGTTCTTAGAAAATGTTATGACACATGAAAGTTTTTTAAGTGGGAGGTATAATACGTCTTTCATTGATACTACACCAGAGCTCTTTGAGTTTCCTAAAAAATTGGACCGTGGTACAAAATTATTATCTTACATTGGTACAACTGTTGTTAATGGATTTAGCGGTGTGCAAAAGCAGAAAAAACCTTTATTACCAAAACCACGTATTCCAAAGGTAAGTACACTTGAACCAATACCATATGGTACTAAACAAATACTTGATGAAAAAGGTCCTGAGGGTTTAACGAACTGGATTAAGGAGCAGCCAGAAGTTTTACTAACTGATACTACATTTAGGGATGCACATCAATCGCTGTTAGCTACTCGTGTACGAACTAAAGATCTAAAAGAAATTGCTGAGCCAACCGCTCGTCTATTGCCAAACTTATTTTCATTGGAAATGTGGGGCGGTGCAACCTTCGACGTGAGTTATCGATTCTTAAAAGAAGACCCATGGGAACGTTTGGAAATTTTACGCGAAAAGGCTCCAAACATCTTGTTTCAAATGCTATTAAGAGCATCAAATGCAGTAGGTTACAAGAACTATCCTGATAATGTAATAAAGGAATTTGTTTCTCGTTCAGCTGATTCCGGGATTGATGTTTTTAGAATTTTTGATAGCCTAAACTGGGTTACTGGTATGATTCCAGCCATTGAGGCAGTAAGAGATACAGGCAAAATTGCAGAAGCATCTATTTGTTATGCAGGTGATATTCTAGATACCAGCCGTGTTAAATATAACTTAGATTATTATAAAAACATGGCAAAAGAGCTTGAAAATGCTGGGGCACATATTTTAGGAATTAAAGATATGGCCGGTTTATTAAAACCGCAGGCTGCATATTCGTTAATATCGGCTTTAAAAGAAACTGTGAATATTCCAATTCATTTGCATACACACGATACAAGCGGCAATGGCATTATGACATATGTGAAGGCTATTGAAGCAGGCGTCGACATTGTTGATGTGGCAATGAGTTCAATGGCAGGTTTAACCTCACAACCAAGCGGTAACACGTTGTACTATGCATTACAGGGGAATAAGCGTCAACCGCTTGTTGATATTGAATCAATGGAAAAGTTAACACACTACTGGGAAGATGTTCGTAAATATTATAAAGATTTTGAATCAGGCATGTTAGCACCTCATCCAGAAATATATATGCATGAAATGCCAGGCGGACAATACAGCAATCTTCAACAGCAAGCAAAAGCAGTCGGCTTAGAAGGTCGCTGGGATGAAGTAAAAAGAACCTATCGTAAAGTAAATGATATGTTCGGTGATGTTGTAAAGGTTACACCTTCATCCAAAGTTGTTGGTGATATGGCCTTATTCATGGTACAAAATGATATTACAGAAGAGGATATTTATGAGCGTGGAAATTCACTTGATTTTCCAGATTCGGTTGTAGAATTCTTTCAAGGATTTCTAGGACAGCCATATCAAGGATTCCCTGCTGAACTACAAAAGATTATTCTAAAGGGACGTGAAGCAATTACAGTGCGTCCAGGAGAAAAATTAGAGCCTGTTGATTTTTCAAAGATAAAGGCTGAACTAACAAATAAACTAAATCGTGAAGTATCAGAAAATGAAGTTATAAGCTATGTTCTTTATCCAAAAGTTTTTGATGAATATCAGGAATATAATGATCAATATGGAAACCTATCTGTACTTGATACATTATCATTCTTCTATGGTTTACGCTTAGGAGAAGAAATTCAAATTGAGATTGAACAAGGTAAAACATTGATTGTTAAACTTGTATCTGTTGGAGCGCCACAGCATGATGGCACAAGGGTCGTTTATTTTGAATTGAACGGTCAACCGCGAGAAGTTGTTATTAAAGATAACAATGTGAAAT